From Sphingopyxis sp. USTB-05, the proteins below share one genomic window:
- the rpmF gene encoding 50S ribosomal protein L32 — MAVPKRKTSPSKRGMRRSHDSLKVEAFQECPNCGELKRPHNLCNACGHYNGREVVSVGA, encoded by the coding sequence ATGGCCGTTCCCAAGCGAAAAACCTCGCCCTCGAAGCGCGGCATGCGTCGCAGCCACGACAGCCTGAAGGTTGAAGCCTTTCAGGAATGCCCGAACTGCGGCGAGCTGAAGCGCCCGCACAACCTTTGCAACGCCTGCGGCCACTATAATGGCCGTGAAGTGGTGTCGGTCGGCGCATAA
- the plsX gene encoding phosphate acyltransferase PlsX, which produces MALTPRIAIDAMGGDVGVRMMLAGAAMARHKHDGLRFILVGDEVQIKAALENHPNLRAASDILHTDGVVSGEDKPSQALRKAKSTSMGLAIDAVKRGDAGGAVSAGNTGALMAMAKLALRTMPGIDRPALAALLPTLGDNDVVMLDLGANTDCDANNLIQFAVMGAAYARTAMGLEKPRVALLNIGTEELKGTDEIRDAAARLREVQGLPMEFTGFIEGDKLSRGNVDVIVHDGFSGNIALKTIEGTARFVTDLLRRAFTSSVRSKIGFLISRPATELLKHHLDPNNHNGAVFLGLNGVVLKSHGSADAKGVANCVHLCAELIEKDITRQVTEDLANFRSGAAA; this is translated from the coding sequence ATGGCACTGACACCGCGAATCGCAATTGATGCGATGGGCGGTGACGTCGGCGTGCGCATGATGCTCGCCGGCGCCGCGATGGCGCGCCACAAGCACGACGGCCTCCGCTTCATCCTCGTCGGCGACGAGGTGCAGATCAAGGCTGCGCTCGAAAATCACCCGAATCTGCGCGCGGCGTCGGATATTCTCCACACCGATGGCGTGGTGTCGGGTGAGGACAAGCCGAGCCAGGCGCTGCGCAAGGCAAAGAGCACCTCGATGGGGCTTGCGATCGACGCGGTGAAGCGCGGCGATGCCGGCGGCGCCGTGTCGGCGGGAAACACCGGTGCGCTGATGGCGATGGCCAAGCTCGCGCTGCGTACGATGCCGGGAATCGACCGCCCCGCGCTTGCGGCGCTGTTGCCGACGCTCGGCGATAATGACGTCGTGATGCTCGACCTTGGCGCCAACACCGATTGCGACGCCAACAACCTGATCCAGTTCGCCGTGATGGGTGCGGCCTATGCGCGTACGGCGATGGGGCTCGAAAAACCCCGCGTTGCGCTGCTCAACATCGGTACCGAGGAACTGAAGGGCACCGACGAGATTCGCGATGCCGCGGCGCGCCTGCGCGAAGTGCAAGGCCTGCCGATGGAATTCACGGGCTTTATCGAGGGCGACAAATTGTCGCGCGGCAATGTCGATGTGATCGTGCACGACGGTTTTTCGGGCAACATCGCGCTGAAGACGATCGAAGGGACGGCGCGTTTCGTCACCGACCTCTTGCGCCGCGCCTTTACGTCGTCGGTTCGCTCAAAGATCGGCTTCCTGATCTCGCGCCCCGCGACCGAATTGCTCAAGCATCACCTCGACCCCAATAATCACAATGGCGCGGTGTTCCTCGGCCTGAACGGGGTGGTACTCAAAAGTCATGGCAGCGCCGATGCGAAGGGGGTCGCGAACTGCGTCCATCTTTGCGCCGAGCTGATCGAGAAGGATATCACGCGTCAGGTGACCGAAGATCTCGCGAATTTCCGCAGCGGCGCCGCAGCATGA
- a CDS encoding beta-ketoacyl-ACP synthase III, with protein sequence MTLRAILAGTGSALPRTRVSNAELAERVDTSDEWIVERTGIRFRHIAEPDETTATLGADAAKQALAAAGLEPADIGLIIVATATPDNTFPASATKVQALLDVPDCIAFDVAAVCSGFLYAVSVADSMLRTGAAKHALVIGSETFSRILDWEDRTTCVLFGDGAGAIVLSAQDVDDDQGILATRLHAEGKYAGMLYVDGGPSTTGTVGHVRMQGREVFRHAVTNLASVLAEVMEDVGLSAESIDWVVPHQANKRIIDATAKKLGLPAERVVLTVDQHANTSAASVPLALDLAVRDGRIKRGDLVVLEAMGGGFTWGAAVLRV encoded by the coding sequence ATGACGCTTCGTGCCATATTGGCCGGCACCGGTTCGGCCTTGCCGCGTACGCGCGTATCGAACGCCGAACTCGCCGAGCGTGTCGACACCAGCGACGAGTGGATCGTCGAGCGCACGGGCATCCGGTTTCGCCATATCGCCGAACCCGACGAGACGACCGCGACACTGGGCGCCGACGCTGCAAAACAGGCATTGGCGGCGGCCGGGCTTGAGCCTGCCGACATCGGCCTGATCATCGTCGCCACGGCGACGCCCGACAATACGTTCCCGGCAAGCGCCACCAAGGTACAGGCGCTGCTCGACGTCCCCGATTGCATCGCATTCGACGTTGCGGCGGTCTGCTCCGGCTTCCTTTACGCGGTGTCGGTCGCCGATTCGATGCTGCGCACCGGTGCCGCCAAACATGCGCTGGTGATCGGTTCGGAAACCTTCAGCCGCATTCTCGACTGGGAAGATCGCACGACCTGCGTCCTGTTCGGTGACGGCGCGGGCGCCATCGTGCTGTCGGCGCAGGATGTCGACGACGATCAGGGCATCCTGGCGACGCGCCTGCATGCCGAGGGAAAATACGCAGGCATGCTGTATGTCGACGGCGGGCCGTCGACGACGGGGACCGTCGGTCACGTCCGGATGCAGGGCCGCGAAGTCTTTCGCCACGCGGTCACCAACCTCGCATCGGTGCTTGCCGAAGTGATGGAAGATGTCGGGCTGTCGGCCGAGTCGATCGACTGGGTCGTGCCGCATCAGGCGAACAAGCGGATCATCGACGCAACCGCGAAAAAGCTTGGTTTGCCGGCCGAACGCGTCGTGCTGACGGTCGACCAACACGCCAATACGTCGGCCGCCTCGGTGCCGCTGGCGCTGGACCTTGCGGTGCGCGACGGGCGGATCAAGCGCGGCGACCTTGTCGTGCTGGAGGCGATGGGTGGCGGTTTCACCTGGGGCGCTGCCGTTCTGCGCGTCTGA
- a CDS encoding integration host factor subunit alpha — protein sequence MAAGTLTRADIATRINQQIGLSRNESAAIVESILDHMSDALAVGQNVKISGFGTFVLRDKAQRIGRNPKTGIEVPILPRRVMTFRASQTMRARVAGK from the coding sequence ATGGCAGCAGGGACACTCACCCGGGCCGACATCGCGACGCGGATCAACCAGCAGATCGGCCTGTCGCGCAACGAATCGGCCGCAATCGTCGAATCGATTCTCGATCATATGTCGGACGCACTGGCGGTCGGGCAGAATGTGAAAATCTCCGGCTTTGGCACCTTCGTGCTGCGCGACAAGGCCCAGCGGATCGGTCGCAACCCAAAGACCGGCATCGAGGTGCCGATCCTGCCGCGACGCGTGATGACCTTTCGCGCCAGCCAAACAATGCGAGCCCGCGTTGCCGGCAAATAG
- a CDS encoding MerR family transcriptional regulator: protein MSGFDMTDDGGKASGAMLAIGELAERIGVPTHVLRYWETRFPQLKPLQRSGRRRYYRAEDVALAERIHDLLHVQGFTVEGARKALSQRGAAVPTAARPPVVRETPVSSAPARRGGIPVEALVALRQRLAAAIG from the coding sequence ATGTCGGGTTTTGACATGACCGACGATGGCGGCAAGGCGTCGGGCGCCATGCTCGCCATCGGCGAACTGGCGGAACGCATCGGCGTTCCGACACATGTCCTGCGCTATTGGGAAACGCGTTTCCCGCAGTTGAAGCCGCTCCAGCGGTCGGGGCGTCGCCGTTATTACCGCGCCGAGGATGTCGCGCTCGCCGAACGCATCCACGATCTGCTGCATGTCCAGGGCTTTACGGTCGAGGGCGCGCGCAAGGCGCTGTCTCAGCGGGGCGCCGCGGTGCCGACAGCGGCGCGGCCGCCGGTGGTCCGCGAGACGCCCGTCAGCAGCGCTCCGGCGCGAAGGGGCGGCATTCCGGTCGAGGCGCTGGTTGCGCTTCGCCAGCGGCTCGCAGCCGCGATCGGCTAA
- a CDS encoding histidine phosphatase family protein: MKTLTILRHAKSGWDVQVERDFDRPINKRGARGAELIGQWLKRQKLPVDRIIASPAVRVTETLDIFQPAADLDALEPHWDRRIYLASAATLIDVIRDTGKNSEHLLISGHNPGLEDLILMLVPESAGDELRAKVEEKLPTSALARLELDITDWHDLDTNSARFRDFIRPRDLDPALAPAMDND, encoded by the coding sequence TTGAAGACTTTGACCATCCTGCGCCATGCCAAATCGGGTTGGGACGTCCAGGTCGAGCGCGATTTCGACCGCCCGATCAACAAGCGCGGCGCACGCGGTGCCGAACTGATCGGCCAGTGGCTGAAACGGCAGAAGCTGCCGGTCGACCGCATAATCGCCTCGCCCGCGGTCCGCGTGACCGAAACGCTCGACATCTTTCAGCCCGCCGCCGACCTCGACGCGCTCGAACCCCATTGGGACCGGCGTATCTATCTCGCCTCTGCCGCGACGCTGATCGATGTCATCCGCGACACCGGCAAGAATTCCGAACATCTGCTGATTTCGGGACATAATCCGGGGCTGGAAGACCTGATCCTGATGCTCGTCCCCGAATCGGCAGGCGACGAATTGCGGGCGAAGGTCGAGGAAAAGCTGCCGACCTCGGCGCTGGCACGGCTGGAACTCGACATCACCGACTGGCACGACCTCGATACGAACAGCGCGCGCTTTAGGGACTTCATCCGTCCGCGCGACCTCGACCCGGCACTCGCGCCGGCGATGGACAACGACTGA
- a CDS encoding ATP-dependent DNA helicase: protein MAPDPLSLPAIHASHIGIWIADTHGRVQRVGRGEAIAAVAATPHLLLNATLTGDRLGYPELSGLDLLELFAFLYPARFAVPTPAGIAAAIGLIPPKGEEDIAAFLPKAAAAMLASLDDPLWPEREGAWHGVQALSRQRWSWSPLVQPRLSQPDANERWLFARLPEWEEQPPRGAPRQVSINEDDVSARLDRLTGDGAERRPGQQDYARATAAIFAPRDRKDAPQMLVAEAGTGIGKTLGYLAPAKQWIDQSAGSICISTYTKALQRQLSRETEKLYPDAATHREKVVVRKGRENYLCLLNLEDALQGGFSGRAAILAQLVARWAAYTRDGDMIGGDLPGWLPALFRRNGTTALTDRRGECIYAGCPHFRKCFIEHSARAATQADIVIANHALTMVQAARPRDSGAPATRLIFDEGHHLWDAADSMFAAALTGQEAVEIRRWVLGPEGKSRGRRRGLAARLADVASYDEAGDRAIQAAITAAAELPGDGWLGRLSENDPWGAIERLLVAVRAMVYARSVDTRTADAGYGLETELADPEHELVTAAAGASDAVEALLRPLMALGKRLEALIDDPPDWLDGQARARVDGARHSLGTRIDTLGGWLSLLGRVGGPADPDFVDWLAVDRYDGREFDTGLHRHWLDPAKPIAEVVYRPAQGVLVTSATLRNGGHGSGGWTDADIRTGARHMDSGVQHFAVPSPFDYARQSEVLIVTDIARGDLPALAGAYSRLIEASGGGALGLFSAIRRLRIVHSRIADRLARAGLPLFAQHVDPLDTGTLVDIFRADPHASLLGTDALRDGVDVPGDSLRLVVMEGVPWPRPTILHAARRAAQGGSAYDDMVIRGRIGQAFGRLIRRADDFGQFVMLSPSFPSRLLSAFPQGTPIRRLPLDEAVNHVAAANVERRKTAFPAFSPS, encoded by the coding sequence ATGGCTCCCGACCCGCTTTCCCTGCCCGCGATCCATGCGAGCCATATCGGCATCTGGATCGCCGACACGCACGGCCGCGTGCAGCGTGTCGGGCGTGGAGAGGCGATTGCTGCCGTCGCGGCCACTCCGCATCTGCTGCTCAACGCAACGCTGACCGGCGATCGGCTGGGATACCCCGAGTTGTCGGGACTCGACCTGCTCGAACTCTTTGCCTTTCTCTATCCGGCCCGTTTCGCGGTGCCGACGCCGGCCGGCATCGCGGCCGCCATCGGCCTGATCCCGCCGAAAGGCGAAGAGGATATCGCCGCCTTTTTGCCCAAGGCGGCGGCAGCGATGCTCGCCAGCCTCGACGATCCCCTTTGGCCCGAACGCGAAGGCGCGTGGCATGGCGTCCAAGCCTTGTCGCGCCAGCGTTGGTCATGGTCGCCGCTCGTCCAGCCGCGGCTGTCGCAGCCCGATGCGAACGAACGCTGGCTGTTCGCGCGGCTGCCCGAGTGGGAGGAACAGCCGCCGCGCGGTGCGCCGCGTCAGGTGTCCATCAACGAGGACGACGTGTCGGCGCGGCTCGACCGCCTGACCGGCGACGGCGCCGAACGCCGCCCGGGACAGCAGGATTATGCGCGCGCAACCGCGGCGATCTTTGCCCCGCGCGATCGCAAGGACGCGCCGCAGATGCTGGTGGCGGAGGCCGGAACGGGCATCGGCAAGACCCTCGGCTATCTTGCCCCGGCCAAGCAGTGGATCGACCAGTCGGCGGGAAGCATCTGCATCTCGACCTACACCAAGGCGCTACAGCGCCAGCTCTCACGCGAGACCGAGAAGCTTTACCCCGACGCCGCGACCCACCGCGAAAAGGTCGTCGTGCGTAAGGGGCGCGAAAATTATCTCTGCCTCCTCAACCTCGAAGACGCGCTGCAGGGCGGATTTTCGGGGCGCGCGGCGATCCTTGCGCAGCTCGTTGCGCGCTGGGCCGCCTATACGCGCGACGGCGACATGATCGGCGGCGACCTGCCCGGCTGGCTCCCCGCGCTCTTCCGCCGCAACGGCACAACCGCGCTGACCGACCGCCGCGGCGAATGCATCTATGCGGGCTGTCCGCATTTCAGGAAATGCTTCATCGAACATTCTGCGCGCGCCGCGACGCAGGCCGATATCGTCATCGCCAATCACGCGCTGACGATGGTTCAGGCCGCACGCCCGCGCGATAGCGGAGCACCCGCGACGCGGCTGATCTTTGACGAGGGTCATCATCTGTGGGACGCGGCCGACAGCATGTTCGCGGCCGCGCTGACCGGACAGGAAGCCGTCGAGATTCGCCGCTGGGTGCTCGGCCCCGAAGGCAAGTCGCGCGGGCGGCGCCGCGGGCTCGCCGCGCGTCTCGCCGATGTCGCAAGCTATGACGAGGCGGGCGACCGCGCGATCCAGGCCGCGATCACCGCCGCCGCCGAACTGCCCGGCGACGGCTGGCTCGGCCGCCTGTCCGAAAACGATCCATGGGGGGCGATCGAGCGGCTGCTCGTCGCGGTGCGCGCCATGGTCTATGCACGCAGCGTCGACACGCGCACCGCCGATGCAGGCTATGGTCTCGAAACCGAACTTGCCGATCCCGAGCACGAACTCGTCACGGCGGCCGCCGGGGCAAGCGACGCGGTCGAGGCGCTGCTGCGCCCGCTGATGGCGCTCGGCAAACGGCTTGAAGCCTTGATCGACGACCCGCCCGACTGGCTCGACGGCCAGGCCCGCGCACGCGTCGACGGCGCGCGCCACAGTCTGGGCACGCGCATCGATACGCTCGGCGGCTGGCTGTCCTTGCTCGGCCGCGTGGGCGGTCCCGCCGATCCCGATTTCGTCGACTGGCTCGCGGTCGACCGCTATGACGGGCGCGAGTTCGACACCGGATTGCATCGCCACTGGCTCGACCCGGCAAAACCGATCGCCGAGGTTGTCTATCGCCCCGCGCAGGGCGTGCTCGTCACGTCCGCGACCCTGCGCAACGGCGGCCATGGCAGCGGCGGTTGGACCGATGCCGATATCCGCACCGGCGCGCGGCACATGGACAGCGGCGTCCAGCATTTCGCAGTGCCGAGCCCCTTCGACTATGCGCGCCAGTCGGAAGTGCTGATCGTTACCGATATCGCGCGCGGCGACCTCCCTGCCCTTGCCGGCGCCTATAGCCGGCTGATCGAGGCATCGGGCGGCGGCGCGCTGGGGCTGTTCAGTGCGATCCGGCGGCTTCGCATCGTCCATTCGCGCATCGCCGACCGGCTGGCGCGCGCAGGGCTGCCGCTGTTCGCGCAGCATGTCGATCCGCTCGACACCGGAACGCTTGTCGACATCTTTCGCGCCGACCCGCACGCTTCGCTGCTCGGTACCGATGCGCTGCGCGACGGGGTCGACGTTCCGGGCGATTCGCTCCGGCTCGTGGTGATGGAGGGCGTGCCCTGGCCGCGCCCGACGATCCTGCACGCGGCGCGGCGCGCGGCACAGGGCGGCAGCGCCTATGACGATATGGTCATCCGCGGCCGCATCGGGCAGGCGTTCGGCCGCCTTATCCGACGTGCCGACGATTTCGGCCAGTTCGTGATGCTCTCGCCGAGCTTCCCCTCGCGCCTGCTCAGCGCTTTCCCCCAGGGCACCCCGATCCGCCGCCTGCCGCTCGACGAAGCGGTCAATCACGTCGCCGCGGCGAATGTCGAACGCAGAAAAACCGCCTTTCCAGCCTTTTCACCGTCATAA
- a CDS encoding PilZ domain-containing protein, translated as MDNFRTPTARGHKRTPVSIDVTVNGVLNFVDGRITDLSEGGARIDGASMPARSRCEIHYGGQVTYAVVMWSEFDRMGVRFPYELTHGPLFNALKLAQNASMVEPAQIFLKNRAPSFGRRGLS; from the coding sequence ATGGACAATTTTCGCACCCCCACCGCCCGCGGCCACAAACGTACTCCGGTATCGATCGACGTCACCGTTAACGGCGTCCTGAACTTTGTCGACGGGCGCATCACCGACCTGTCGGAAGGCGGCGCGCGGATCGACGGGGCGAGCATGCCGGCGCGCTCGCGCTGTGAAATCCATTATGGCGGACAGGTGACCTATGCCGTCGTGATGTGGTCCGAGTTCGACCGCATGGGCGTTCGATTCCCCTATGAATTGACGCACGGGCCGCTCTTCAATGCGTTGAAGCTCGCCCAGAATGCATCAATGGTCGAGCCCGCGCAGATTTTCCTGAAGAATCGCGCGCCAAGCTTCGGGCGTCGCGGCCTGAGCTGA
- a CDS encoding response regulator transcription factor, with product MARSVFLYGIALAAAAFLLEWLNYKHAVHRWSGEFYIICIALVCVALGIWVGNRLTAKPRQPFVRNDAAIAALGLSGRECEVLEMLAAGHANKVIARRLEISPNTVKTHIARVYEKLAVASRTQAVQKARTLDILP from the coding sequence ATGGCCCGCTCGGTCTTCCTTTATGGTATCGCGCTTGCGGCCGCAGCTTTTCTCCTCGAGTGGCTGAATTACAAACATGCCGTGCATCGCTGGTCGGGCGAGTTCTACATCATCTGTATTGCACTTGTTTGCGTTGCGCTCGGCATATGGGTCGGCAACCGGCTCACCGCGAAACCGCGTCAGCCTTTCGTGCGCAACGACGCCGCGATTGCGGCCTTGGGGCTCAGTGGGCGCGAGTGCGAGGTGCTGGAAATGCTGGCGGCGGGGCATGCCAACAAGGTCATCGCGCGCCGGCTCGAAATCTCCCCCAACACGGTGAAGACGCATATCGCGCGCGTGTATGAAAAGCTGGCTGTCGCCAGCCGGACGCAGGCGGTGCAGAAAGCGCGGACGCTCGACATCCTGCCGTAG
- a CDS encoding DUF4199 domain-containing protein has translation MGRIIAVYGAIAGVIVVIGMFINISFVADHGAMGMVAGYLSMLVALIFVFVGVKRYRDVNLGGVISFWKAVGVGLCIGLVASLFYIFGWELYMWRTGGTFMAEYIANSVADMRAAGKPAAEIAKFSSEMGALAEQYKNPLFRMALTLTEILPVALLVSIVSAALLRRSSFLPATQPRG, from the coding sequence ATGGGCAGGATCATTGCAGTCTACGGCGCCATCGCGGGCGTCATCGTCGTCATCGGCATGTTCATCAATATCAGCTTTGTGGCCGATCATGGCGCGATGGGGATGGTCGCCGGCTATCTGTCGATGCTGGTCGCGCTGATCTTCGTCTTCGTCGGTGTCAAACGCTATCGCGACGTCAATCTCGGCGGCGTGATCAGCTTCTGGAAAGCGGTCGGGGTCGGCCTCTGCATCGGCCTTGTCGCATCGCTTTTTTATATATTCGGCTGGGAGCTCTATATGTGGCGCACCGGCGGGACCTTCATGGCCGAATATATCGCCAACAGCGTCGCGGACATGCGCGCGGCCGGCAAGCCGGCGGCCGAGATCGCGAAATTCTCGTCAGAGATGGGCGCGCTGGCTGAGCAATATAAAAATCCGCTCTTTCGCATGGCGCTTACGTTGACCGAGATATTGCCGGTCGCGCTGCTGGTATCGATCGTGTCGGCGGCGCTGCTGCGCCGAAGCAGCTTCTTGCCCGCGACGCAGCCGCGCGGTTGA
- a CDS encoding lysine--tRNA ligase — translation MTDLHLHPSLREPAQTSKAWPFEEARKLVKRYPDGKPGGEAVLFETGYGPSGLPHIGTFNEVLRTTMVRRAYEALTGGAATRLVAFSDDMDGLRKVPDNVPNGDMLREYLGKPLTAIPDPFEKYESFAHHNNAMLREFLDRFGFEYEFVSSTERYRSGAFDDALKNVLRHNQDILDIMLPTLRAERAATYSPILPVSPKSGIVLQVPVTVVDADKGLVSFEDEGETITHSVLGGGAKLQWKVDWAMRWVALGVDYEMYGKDLTDSGIQSGKIAKALGGRKPEGLIYEMFLDEKGEKISKSKGNGLSLEQWLDYGSEESLAFFAYREPKAAKQLHIGVIPKAVDEYLQMRGNYAAQEPDKKLGNPVHHVHVARGEDMPSAELPVTFGLLLNLVGVMGADASKDQIWRYLGQYVDGANAENYPELDRLIDNAMAYNRDYVAPTLNRRKPQGGEGAALKELDDKLAALPADASADDIQNIVYEIGKNEAYGFENLRDWFKALYETLLGSSAGPRMGSFIALFGIDNTRRLIAEALA, via the coding sequence ATGACTGACTTGCACCTTCACCCTTCGCTGCGCGAACCCGCGCAAACGTCCAAGGCCTGGCCGTTCGAGGAAGCGCGCAAGCTGGTCAAACGCTATCCGGACGGAAAGCCCGGCGGCGAAGCCGTGCTGTTCGAGACGGGCTATGGTCCGTCGGGCCTGCCGCATATCGGCACGTTCAACGAAGTGCTGCGCACGACGATGGTCCGCCGCGCCTATGAGGCGCTGACCGGCGGCGCGGCGACGCGGCTCGTTGCGTTCAGCGACGACATGGATGGGCTCCGTAAGGTTCCCGACAATGTACCGAACGGCGACATGTTACGCGAATATCTGGGCAAGCCGCTGACCGCGATCCCCGATCCGTTCGAAAAATATGAGAGTTTTGCGCATCATAACAATGCGATGCTGCGCGAGTTTCTCGACCGTTTCGGCTTCGAATATGAATTCGTCAGCTCGACCGAGCGCTACAGGTCGGGCGCGTTCGACGACGCCTTGAAGAATGTCCTGCGCCACAATCAGGACATTCTCGACATCATGTTGCCGACGCTGCGTGCCGAGCGCGCCGCGACCTATTCGCCGATCCTGCCGGTCAGCCCGAAGTCGGGGATCGTGCTGCAGGTGCCGGTGACGGTGGTCGATGCCGACAAGGGCCTTGTTTCGTTCGAAGACGAAGGCGAGACGATTACCCACTCGGTCCTCGGCGGCGGCGCAAAGCTGCAATGGAAGGTCGATTGGGCGATGCGCTGGGTTGCGCTGGGTGTCGACTATGAAATGTACGGCAAGGATCTGACCGACAGCGGTATCCAGTCGGGCAAGATCGCCAAGGCGCTGGGTGGGCGCAAGCCCGAGGGGCTGATCTACGAAATGTTCCTCGACGAAAAGGGCGAGAAGATTTCGAAGTCGAAGGGCAACGGGCTGAGCCTCGAGCAGTGGCTCGACTATGGCAGCGAGGAAAGTCTGGCTTTTTTCGCGTACCGCGAGCCCAAGGCGGCGAAGCAGCTTCATATCGGCGTGATCCCGAAGGCGGTCGACGAATATCTGCAGATGCGCGGCAATTATGCGGCGCAGGAGCCCGACAAGAAGCTCGGTAATCCGGTGCACCACGTCCATGTGGCGCGCGGCGAGGATATGCCGAGTGCCGAACTGCCGGTGACCTTCGGGTTGCTGCTGAACCTTGTCGGGGTGATGGGCGCCGATGCCTCGAAGGACCAGATCTGGCGCTACCTTGGCCAATATGTCGACGGCGCGAATGCGGAAAACTATCCCGAGCTCGACCGGCTGATCGACAATGCGATGGCGTATAACCGCGATTATGTCGCGCCCACGCTCAATCGCCGCAAGCCGCAAGGGGGTGAGGGCGCGGCGCTGAAGGAACTCGACGACAAGCTCGCCGCGCTCCCCGCCGACGCCTCGGCCGACGATATCCAGAATATCGTCTACGAGATCGGCAAGAACGAGGCCTATGGCTTTGAAAACCTGCGCGATTGGTTCAAGGCGCTGTACGAGACGCTGCTCGGGTCGAGCGCCGGGCCGCGCATGGGCAGCTTTATCGCGCTGTTCGGGATCGACAATACGCGGCGGCTGATTGCCGAGGCACTTGCCTGA
- a CDS encoding DUF3291 domain-containing protein, which produces MADYELAQINIGRFRLPPDHVANRDFMDALDHVNAVAEAADGFVWRLTGEGNNATDVPVTDDPHLIANMSVWRDIDALAAYVYRTPDHLTIMKRRKEWFEHMALYQALWWVPAGHRPTVAEGMARIARIEASGPTAEAFTFKSPFAAPDGTPASPVQDECA; this is translated from the coding sequence ATGGCGGACTATGAGCTGGCGCAGATCAACATCGGGCGCTTTCGCCTGCCGCCCGACCATGTCGCCAATCGCGACTTCATGGACGCGCTCGACCATGTGAATGCGGTGGCAGAGGCAGCCGACGGCTTTGTCTGGCGGCTGACGGGCGAGGGCAATAATGCGACCGACGTGCCGGTGACCGACGATCCGCACCTGATCGCGAACATGTCGGTGTGGCGCGATATCGATGCGCTCGCCGCTTATGTCTATCGCACGCCCGATCATCTGACGATCATGAAGCGGCGCAAGGAGTGGTTCGAGCACATGGCGCTCTATCAGGCGTTGTGGTGGGTGCCGGCGGGCCATCGTCCGACGGTCGCCGAGGGCATGGCGCGGATCGCGAGGATCGAGGCGAGCGGGCCGACGGCCGAGGCCTTCACTTTCAAAAGCCCCTTCGCGGCTCCCGACGGGACTCCCGCGTCGCCGGTTCAGGACGAATGCGCGTGA
- a CDS encoding asparaginase domain-containing protein: protein MIDIFTTGGTIDKVYFDALSEFQIGPAAIPDMLRENNVHVPHRVTQLMRKDSLELDDADRETIRAAVAASDAPRILVTHGTDTMVVTGRVLAGVAGKTIVMTGAMQPASVRASDAEFNVGFALAAVQTLPPGVYVAMNGMIFDPEKTVKDRAGARFVQEG, encoded by the coding sequence ATGATCGACATTTTCACCACCGGCGGGACGATCGACAAAGTCTATTTCGATGCGCTTTCGGAATTCCAGATCGGCCCAGCGGCGATCCCCGACATGCTGCGCGAGAATAACGTTCATGTCCCGCACCGCGTCACGCAACTGATGCGTAAGGATAGCCTGGAACTCGACGACGCCGATCGCGAGACGATCCGCGCTGCGGTCGCCGCGAGCGACGCGCCGCGCATTCTCGTCACGCACGGGACCGACACGATGGTCGTTACCGGGCGCGTGCTGGCGGGCGTTGCGGGCAAGACGATCGTGATGACGGGCGCGATGCAGCCTGCGTCGGTGCGCGCGAGCGATGCCGAATTCAACGTCGGCTTTGCGCTGGCGGCGGTGCAGACGCTGCCGCCCGGGGTCTATGTGGCGATGAACGGGATGATCTTCGATCCCGAAAAGACGGTCAAGGACCGCGCCGGCGCGCGTTTCGTTCAGGAAGGCTGA